The following are encoded together in the bacterium genome:
- a CDS encoding rhamnulokinase: protein MAKDSKFLAFDFGAESGRALLATLESGKLTLDEIHRFPTACVSTLGHMHWDVLRLFDEIKQGLKLALEKTGGKIDGIGVDTWGVDFALLGEDGELLGNPYHYRDVRTDGIPEKLFELVPWEKVFETTGIQLLPFNTLYQLYAMTLDHATALRGASTLLFIPDLFNYWLTGVKSCEFSIASTSQCYDMRTNDWAYGLITKLGIPASIFQKTVEPGTVIGTLSDSLVKELGMGADIKVIAPATHDTGSAVAAVPAKDKDYAYLSSGTWSLMGVETDKPIINDKSRDHGFTNEGGVSGTIRLLHNIMGLWIVQQCRQTWLNAGEQISYAEITDMAAGCEGFVSVVNPNAAVFLTHGDMPSRIQNYCRDSGQKVPETKGEIVRCALDSLALAYRATMEDLDDLLGKKLGKIHIVGGGTQNKLLSQLTADATGRTVIAGPVEATAIGNVLVQAIGTGMVADLGEARQIIRDSFELTTYTPTRSSEIESAYATFRCLSK from the coding sequence ATGGCTAAGGATTCTAAGTTTCTGGCATTCGATTTCGGCGCTGAAAGCGGGCGCGCACTTTTGGCGACACTTGAAAGCGGCAAATTGACTCTGGATGAGATCCACAGATTTCCCACCGCATGCGTCTCGACCCTGGGACATATGCACTGGGACGTGCTGCGACTCTTTGATGAGATCAAACAAGGGCTCAAACTTGCGCTTGAGAAAACCGGCGGCAAGATAGACGGCATCGGGGTGGATACATGGGGTGTAGACTTCGCACTGCTCGGCGAAGATGGCGAACTGCTCGGCAACCCATATCATTATAGGGATGTGCGCACGGACGGCATTCCAGAAAAGCTCTTTGAATTAGTGCCTTGGGAAAAGGTTTTTGAGACGACGGGCATTCAGCTTCTGCCGTTCAACACTCTATATCAGCTCTATGCCATGACGCTTGACCATGCGACGGCTCTTAGGGGCGCATCGACGCTGCTCTTTATCCCTGACCTGTTCAACTATTGGCTCACAGGTGTGAAGTCATGCGAGTTTTCGATAGCGTCCACATCTCAGTGCTATGATATGCGGACCAATGACTGGGCATATGGCTTGATTACAAAGCTCGGCATACCCGCGTCAATCTTCCAGAAAACAGTCGAGCCGGGCACTGTGATCGGTACGCTTTCAGATTCTCTGGTCAAAGAACTGGGCATGGGCGCTGATATAAAGGTAATTGCTCCGGCGACTCACGACACCGGCAGCGCTGTGGCGGCAGTCCCCGCCAAGGACAAGGATTACGCTTATCTGAGTTCGGGGACATGGTCCCTGATGGGAGTTGAAACCGATAAGCCAATCATAAATGACAAGTCCCGCGATCATGGGTTCACAAACGAGGGCGGCGTGTCGGGCACGATCAGGCTGCTGCATAATATTATGGGGCTGTGGATCGTGCAGCAGTGCAGGCAGACGTGGCTCAATGCAGGCGAGCAGATATCGTATGCAGAGATAACCGATATGGCTGCTGGATGCGAAGGGTTCGTATCTGTGGTAAACCCAAATGCCGCCGTATTCCTCACTCATGGCGACATGCCAAGCCGCATACAGAATTATTGCCGTGATAGCGGCCAGAAAGTCCCTGAGACGAAGGGCGAGATCGTCAGATGCGCTTTGGACAGCCTGGCTCTGGCATATCGCGCCACAATGGAAGACCTCGATGACCTGCTCGGCAAAAAACTTGGTAAGATCCATATAGTCGGTGGCGGCACGCAGAACAAGCTGCTTTCTCAGCTCACTGCAGACGCGACGGGACGAACAGTCATTGCAGGACCCGTGGAAGCTACTGCAATCGGGAATGTGCTGGTGCAGGCTATTGGGACAGGTATGGTTGCCGACCTGGGTGAAGCCAGGCAGATCATACGAGACTCATTCGAGTTGACCACATATACGCCGACGCGGTCTTCGGAAATTGAGAGCGCTTATGCAACATTCAGGTGCTTGTCCAAGTAG
- a CDS encoding DUF2961 domain-containing protein yields MSFFETGFLSNVAKITNAKTRSISAENPNGEKGKGAMEIPQADSAGSMLGQGWKIRPCISLEPNSKTTIAEIKGSGTIRHIWITANEKTYRNSIIRVYWDGEKIPSVEVPLGDFFCCGHAIRTKVDSIPMAVNPSGGFNSYWPMPFRKSAKIEIENQWHEPIHGFFYQVDYELDDVPSDAAYFHAQWRRAVTPIDAPEHVILDGIKGKGQYVGTYLAWTQLANGWWGEGEIKFFMDGDTKFPTICGTGTEDYFCGAWCFHGPDGREEPYSGSYTGMPLVRHIDNEVPKFGLYRWHIPDPVRFDSDLKVTIQALGWWPNGKYQQLQDDIASTAYWYQVEPHAKFPEILPVHLRWPR; encoded by the coding sequence ATGAGCTTCTTCGAGACAGGTTTTCTGTCAAACGTCGCGAAGATAACCAACGCAAAAACACGCAGTATATCCGCCGAGAACCCCAATGGTGAAAAAGGCAAAGGCGCGATGGAAATTCCCCAGGCCGATAGTGCAGGGTCGATGCTGGGCCAGGGCTGGAAAATCCGCCCATGCATCTCCTTGGAACCGAATTCCAAGACAACAATAGCCGAAATAAAGGGGTCTGGCACTATCCGCCACATCTGGATTACGGCCAATGAAAAGACTTATCGAAACAGTATCATCAGAGTGTATTGGGATGGTGAGAAGATTCCTTCGGTTGAAGTCCCACTTGGTGATTTCTTCTGCTGCGGGCATGCCATTAGGACAAAAGTCGATTCGATCCCGATGGCCGTGAACCCCAGCGGCGGGTTCAACTCCTACTGGCCTATGCCGTTTAGAAAGAGTGCCAAAATCGAGATCGAGAACCAGTGGCATGAGCCGATTCATGGTTTCTTCTATCAAGTAGATTATGAACTCGACGATGTGCCCAGTGACGCTGCATATTTCCATGCGCAGTGGAGGCGCGCGGTCACTCCTATAGATGCGCCCGAGCATGTGATTCTCGACGGCATCAAAGGCAAAGGTCAATATGTGGGCACATACCTGGCCTGGACACAGCTTGCAAACGGCTGGTGGGGCGAAGGCGAGATCAAGTTCTTCATGGACGGCGACACCAAGTTCCCGACAATCTGCGGTACCGGCACTGAAGATTACTTCTGCGGTGCATGGTGTTTCCATGGTCCCGACGGCAGGGAGGAACCCTATTCCGGCTCCTACACCGGCATGCCGTTGGTTCGCCACATTGACAATGAGGTGCCGAAGTTCGGGTTATACCGCTGGCACATACCCGATCCGGTCAGGTTTGACAGTGATCTCAAGGTTACAATCCAGGCGCTGGGTTGGTGGCCGAACGGCAAATATCAGCAGCTTCAGGACGATATCGCTTCCACGGCCTACTGGTATCAGGTCGAGCCGCATGCCAAGTTTCCTGAGATACTGCCCGTTCACCTCAGATGGCCCAGATAG
- a CDS encoding glycoside hydrolase family 20 zincin-like fold domain-containing protein: MGTSINIVHKPNNIEHDIAAILAKRITQRSGSNAVGSPGDVSVFLEIENDGHPESYSIIDAPNDGIKIVGSDGRGLLYGVGKFLRTSSFDNGFVPSTWRGSSSPDCDIRGIYMAVHFNNFYEAAPADEVELYLQELALWGANSIAFHFPPQQFDGFNDPAAKCNIEKIRVLMQTAKRLGLDVGLIECPNIGFRNAPKEYYYQPFPDDLNKRGSLGTLLCPSIPESRKYLLKLWDGLTDEFLDIGLDFFVSWPYDEGGCGCDMCWPWGTKGFLDISKDVSGIVRSKFAGAKFILSTWLYDTPDAGEWEGLSRSMADDKWVDYIMADAHEDFPRYPLDHPVPGNLSLINFPEISMWGQGPWGGYGANPLPARFQRLWSQASDKLAGGFPYSEGIFEDINKVICLQLYWDKDRQADNIIREYISSQFSPGVVDKASEAIDILESNHCREQIGENSAKAWELIKEADDSLCGDIRNSWRWRIIYLRALIDYEMFKTGGRLCGSTLKNSFAELTDIYYAQEAFGVVHPPIVDE; this comes from the coding sequence GTGGGCACAAGCATAAACATAGTGCACAAACCAAACAATATCGAACATGATATAGCCGCTATCCTGGCAAAGAGAATAACTCAGCGCTCAGGCTCCAATGCGGTCGGCAGCCCTGGTGATGTGAGTGTATTTCTTGAGATCGAAAATGACGGACATCCAGAAAGTTACAGCATCATCGATGCACCGAACGACGGAATAAAGATAGTCGGCTCTGATGGACGCGGGTTGCTCTATGGTGTCGGGAAATTTTTGCGGACTTCCAGCTTCGACAATGGCTTTGTGCCGAGCACATGGCGTGGCAGTTCCAGCCCGGATTGCGATATCCGCGGCATATATATGGCAGTCCACTTTAATAATTTCTATGAGGCTGCGCCTGCAGATGAGGTCGAACTATATCTTCAGGAGCTAGCTCTGTGGGGAGCAAACAGTATTGCATTCCATTTTCCACCGCAGCAGTTCGATGGTTTCAACGACCCGGCGGCAAAATGCAATATTGAGAAAATACGTGTGCTGATGCAGACTGCAAAACGCCTGGGGCTGGATGTTGGTCTGATCGAATGCCCGAATATAGGATTTAGGAATGCTCCCAAAGAGTATTATTACCAGCCGTTTCCTGATGATCTAAACAAAAGAGGCAGCCTCGGGACCCTGCTGTGCCCCAGTATTCCCGAGAGCAGGAAATATCTTTTGAAGCTCTGGGATGGGCTGACAGACGAGTTCTTGGACATTGGGCTTGATTTCTTCGTGTCATGGCCATATGACGAGGGCGGATGCGGATGCGACATGTGCTGGCCGTGGGGAACGAAGGGTTTTCTCGACATTTCAAAGGATGTCTCCGGCATAGTCCGGAGCAAGTTTGCCGGTGCAAAATTTATCTTGTCGACATGGCTGTATGACACTCCAGATGCGGGCGAATGGGAAGGCCTGAGCAGATCAATGGCCGACGATAAGTGGGTCGATTACATAATGGCAGATGCGCATGAGGACTTTCCGCGTTATCCGCTCGATCACCCGGTCCCCGGCAATCTGTCTCTGATCAACTTTCCTGAGATCAGCATGTGGGGTCAAGGACCATGGGGAGGCTATGGAGCCAACCCACTGCCTGCAAGGTTTCAAAGGCTGTGGAGCCAGGCATCAGACAAACTCGCAGGTGGATTTCCATACTCTGAGGGTATATTTGAAGATATAAACAAGGTCATATGCCTCCAGTTATACTGGGATAAGGACAGACAAGCAGATAATATTATAAGAGAATACATATCCAGCCAGTTTTCGCCCGGTGTCGTGGATAAAGCATCTGAGGCTATTGATATATTGGAATCAAATCACTGCCGTGAACAGATCGGCGAGAACTCGGCGAAGGCATGGGAACTGATTAAAGAAGCAGACGACAGTCTATGCGGCGATATCAGAAATTCATGGCGATGGCGCATAATTTACTTGAGAGCGCTGATCGATTATGAAATGTTCAAGACAGGCGGCAGATTGTGTGGTTCGACCTTGAAAAACTCATTCGCCGAACTCACGGATATATACTACGCACAAGAGGCTTTTGGAGTGGTTCATCCTCCAATTGTCGACGAATGA